From Haloglomus litoreum, the proteins below share one genomic window:
- a CDS encoding HalOD1 output domain-containing protein → MAECGWVSERVISEIAEHKGISEKELPPLYDSIEPDALDEMFCHTNTKTGTELEVRFTYAGYTVVIRDPSEIILEK, encoded by the coding sequence ATGGCCGAATGTGGGTGGGTATCAGAAAGGGTGATATCGGAAATTGCAGAACATAAGGGGATTTCCGAGAAGGAACTCCCTCCATTGTATGACTCAATTGAACCCGATGCTCTTGACGAGATGTTCTGTCACACGAATACGAAGACTGGAACCGAACTGGAGGTCCGGTTCACCTATGCGGGGTATACTGTCGTGATTCGGGACCCATCTGAAATCATATTAGAGAAATAG
- a CDS encoding DUF6735 family protein, with protein sequence MGHRALVAYERIDGTYNLHYTHWGGLNLRLRHTITDATPFGSDRPTKAGADIYADLTSGVAPERVQEEFDLADCANAEVEPLPQVADVTLTEAITDHLDYLIHEAFYVVDREFEVTAYRTLWFGLQYEATCVEDSPTVGHGALQPTCWHEGEPVGDGFTRGQFAGMKQVVGEMIDRGMFDREAALQYLQGKLFATTDDEVRVSLAV encoded by the coding sequence ATGGGACACAGAGCACTCGTCGCCTACGAACGTATCGATGGCACCTACAACCTCCACTACACCCACTGGGGTGGCCTGAACCTTCGGCTCCGCCACACGATCACCGATGCGACCCCGTTCGGGAGTGACCGGCCGACCAAGGCCGGGGCCGACATCTACGCCGACCTGACGAGCGGCGTGGCCCCCGAGCGAGTCCAGGAGGAGTTCGACCTCGCGGACTGTGCGAACGCGGAGGTCGAGCCGCTCCCGCAGGTGGCCGATGTTACCCTGACCGAGGCGATTACCGACCACCTGGACTACCTCATCCACGAGGCGTTCTACGTGGTCGACCGCGAGTTCGAGGTGACGGCCTACCGGACGCTGTGGTTCGGGCTCCAGTACGAGGCGACCTGCGTCGAGGACAGTCCGACCGTCGGGCACGGTGCGTTGCAGCCGACGTGCTGGCACGAGGGCGAGCCCGTCGGTGATGGGTTCACCCGCGGGCAGTTCGCGGGCATGAAGCAGGTCGTCGGGGAGATGATCGACCGCGGCATGTTCGACCGCGAGGCCGCGCTCCAGTACCTGCAGGGGAAGCTGTTCGCGACCACCGACGACGAGGTGCGCGTGAGCCTCGCAGTCTGA